A genomic stretch from Telmatocola sphagniphila includes:
- a CDS encoding thioredoxin family protein, with the protein MRTSSFLITALFSGIFATFSAAGEYNKVLKIGDKAPSFTPLPGTDGKSHSLEEWKDKKALVIFFTCNSCPTAEDYEDRVIRFTKKYSSRSVGVVAFCVNKIADDSMEKMKEKAEKKKFPFVYLRDDSQKIAKDFGASYTPEFFLLDQDRKVVYMGAFDDKNTEAEAKVNYLELATEALLKGDKIEKAETLARGCMIRYIRKRD; encoded by the coding sequence ATGAGAACCTCTAGCTTCCTAATAACCGCACTTTTTTCCGGGATTTTCGCCACTTTTTCGGCAGCCGGTGAGTACAACAAAGTTCTCAAAATTGGGGATAAAGCCCCCTCGTTTACTCCTCTGCCCGGCACCGATGGAAAAAGCCATTCGCTGGAAGAATGGAAGGATAAAAAAGCACTTGTAATATTCTTCACGTGCAACAGTTGCCCCACGGCCGAGGATTACGAAGACCGAGTTATTCGCTTTACCAAAAAATATTCTTCTCGATCCGTGGGAGTAGTGGCCTTCTGTGTGAACAAGATCGCGGATGACAGCATGGAAAAAATGAAGGAGAAGGCCGAGAAGAAAAAATTCCCCTTCGTCTATCTTCGGGATGACTCCCAGAAGATCGCCAAAGATTTTGGAGCGAGCTACACTCCTGAGTTCTTTCTGCTCGATCAGGACCGCAAAGTAGTTTACATGGGGGCATTCGACGACAAGAATACCGAAGCCGAAGCGAAAGTCAATTATCTGGAGTTGGCAACCGAGGCGTTACTGAAAGGCGACAAGATTGAGAAGGCCGAAACACTGGCTCGCGGATGCATGATTCGCTACATCCGCAAGCGGGACTGA
- a CDS encoding acyl-ACP desaturase: MTTQNGNEHLVQSQAEPEQPLSCLELEKKLWVLYRDFFDKAEKKRRWNIRHDIPWNQVNKSLSPVIADVVETFCAVELYLPDFTSKILPIVRNSKGRVWFYANWGYEESKHSLVLNDWLLQSGARTEEYMADLEKKVFEREWNLPHDNNLGMLCYAMVQEHATFLNYRNLRNRTQEMGKDPALEAILNYLSIDEKAHYGFFRDCFRLFMEFDRPACLQQLKRVLNGFTMPAIHDLLDNSAVRIGRIRELDLFSEEIFFRDVYEYTLTELELTRQDLRGDRKAKKSTPGIAP; encoded by the coding sequence ATGACGACTCAGAACGGGAATGAACATCTCGTCCAATCTCAAGCAGAGCCCGAACAGCCTTTGTCCTGTCTCGAACTCGAGAAGAAGTTATGGGTGCTCTACCGTGATTTCTTCGATAAAGCGGAGAAGAAACGGCGCTGGAACATTCGGCACGATATCCCCTGGAATCAAGTTAACAAATCTCTCAGTCCCGTGATAGCGGATGTGGTGGAGACTTTCTGTGCAGTCGAGCTTTATCTTCCCGACTTCACCTCAAAGATTCTCCCTATTGTTCGCAACAGTAAAGGACGCGTCTGGTTTTACGCGAACTGGGGATATGAGGAATCGAAACACTCACTGGTGCTGAACGATTGGCTGCTCCAATCCGGGGCGCGCACCGAAGAGTACATGGCGGATCTCGAAAAGAAAGTGTTCGAGCGGGAATGGAATCTGCCACACGATAATAATCTGGGCATGCTCTGCTATGCCATGGTGCAGGAACATGCTACCTTCCTGAATTACCGGAATCTCCGCAATCGCACGCAAGAGATGGGGAAAGACCCCGCACTCGAAGCGATCCTGAATTATTTGAGCATCGATGAAAAGGCTCACTACGGCTTTTTCCGCGATTGCTTCCGTTTATTCATGGAATTCGATCGCCCGGCCTGCTTGCAACAACTGAAGCGAGTGCTGAACGGATTTACCATGCCCGCCATTCACGATCTGCTCGATAACAGCGCTGTACGCATCGGGAGAATTCGCGAGCTGGACCTGTTTTCAGAAGAAATCTTTTTCCGCGACGTTTACGAATACACCCTGACGGAGTTGGAGTTGACTCGACAGGATTTGCGAGGCGATCGCAAAGCCAAAAAATCGACCCCCGGCATCGCTCCGTAG